A portion of the Terriglobales bacterium genome contains these proteins:
- the lpxD gene encoding UDP-3-O-(3-hydroxymyristoyl)glucosamine N-acyltransferase, with protein MKLSQIAAALNVHLEGPGEVEITGLAGIEDAQAGDITFVSNPKYALAAKNTRASAVIVANDFPALSVPTLRTKNPYLAFAQAIELFYKPPQYVPGIHPSAVIYSSARLGKNASVGAYVVVYDDVQIGDNCVLLPHVVIYPGARIGHNFFAHAHAVVREHCRIGNNVILQNGAIIGADGYGFARDNAGDWHKIVQSGPAVLEDEVEVQANACVDRASIGETRIGRGVKIDNLVQVGHGSKVGSNTLLCAQAGLAGSTEVGSNAVFAGQAGSAGHCRIGDGVVVTAQSGILKDVPAGKVMSGSPAIENKQWLRSIALFNKLPELAKAVRGKNQDNPEDK; from the coding sequence ATGAAACTCAGTCAAATTGCAGCCGCGCTGAATGTGCATCTGGAAGGCCCCGGAGAGGTCGAGATCACCGGGCTGGCCGGCATTGAAGACGCCCAGGCCGGCGACATTACATTTGTTTCCAATCCCAAGTATGCTTTGGCAGCGAAGAATACGCGTGCCTCAGCGGTCATTGTGGCCAATGACTTCCCTGCTTTGAGCGTGCCGACGCTGAGAACAAAAAATCCTTATCTGGCATTTGCCCAGGCCATCGAACTTTTTTATAAGCCGCCACAGTATGTGCCTGGGATTCATCCCAGTGCGGTCATATACTCTTCGGCCCGTCTCGGAAAAAACGCTTCTGTTGGGGCCTACGTGGTCGTCTACGACGACGTTCAGATCGGCGATAACTGTGTTCTTCTACCGCATGTGGTGATTTATCCCGGTGCGCGGATTGGCCACAACTTCTTTGCGCACGCCCATGCCGTTGTGCGGGAGCATTGCCGGATCGGCAATAACGTCATCCTACAGAATGGCGCCATTATCGGCGCAGATGGCTACGGATTTGCCCGGGACAACGCCGGAGATTGGCACAAGATCGTTCAATCCGGGCCGGCAGTGCTGGAAGACGAGGTCGAGGTGCAGGCCAATGCCTGTGTAGACCGCGCCAGTATTGGCGAGACCCGCATTGGACGCGGAGTCAAAATTGATAACCTGGTGCAAGTCGGCCATGGCTCCAAGGTGGGCAGCAATACCCTGCTGTGCGCGCAGGCAGGGCTGGCAGGCTCGACGGAGGTGGGCAGCAATGCCGTATTTGCCGGCCAGGCAGGCTCGGCCGGGCATTGCCGCATCGGCGACGGGGTTGTGGTCACTGCGCAAAGCGGCATCCTGAAAGACGTGCCCGCGGGTAAGGTGATGAGCGGGTCTCCCGCCATCGAAAACAAGCAGTGGCTGCGCAGCATTGCGCTTTTTAATAAATTGCCTGAGCTTGCTAAAGCGGTACGTGGCAAAAATCAGGACAATCCAGAAGACAAATAA